Below is a window of Dictyostelium discoideum AX4 chromosome 1 chromosome, whole genome shotgun sequence DNA.
AACCTCTTGGTGTATTTGTTCCTGGTTTTGTTGGTACTTtaactaaaattaattgaccATAACTAGAAAATTTTTCAACaagaaattgaatatttgtCTATTGGGAGGAGGAAGAGGGGTGAGaggaaaataaatttttaaaaaaaaaaaaaaaaaaagaaaaaagaaaaagagaaatctCTCTATtaataaactaaaataaataaattaaaatagtaataataataataaatagacATACATTAAAACTTAAATTACgaataattaattcatttgcttttaaattatcattttcgaCAGCATATAAAACtgatttaccattattttgtttatttttagttaatTTTGTAACTacttgttttaaattttcttgattttcaCAAACGATTCTAATTGCATCATTTGAATGTGGAATTGAATAAACTGCTTTAATAGTATCTTTCTTTAAACTAAGGAAATTTGAAACAAATACTTTCTCTGCAACTAAATTATTTGCAATTACTGAAAATTCTTTCTTTGTATTATATTGTTTAACTATTGGTTCTTCTGgtgtagtggtagtagtagtagtagttgcaGTTGTAGTATCTTTTGAATCTTTTGAATCTTTTGAATCTTTTGAATCTTTTGAATCTTTCTTTGATAATTTCTCTTTTGCAATAGAAACATGaataattttactttttaattgtttattatttttttctttaattgctTTTTCAGCATGTTCAGCTAATGCATACCAAACGTATGCAATACCACTACAAACTTTTTCACCcttttcattttgttttgtaactataaaacatctttttaATGGACCAATATCTGAAAAGAAATTTTCAAGATCTTCATTGGTTGTATCTGGTGTTAAACCTTTTACAAAAACttgtttattattcattattattgatttgatttgatttaattttgattaataataattataatactaataataaaaataaaaacaatcgATAAttggaatgaaaaaaaaaaaaaaattaaaaaacgaAGCTTTCGTcgtgaattttatttttattttttttaattttaatttttttttattttttatttttaatttttttttgtgtgaaaAAACGATGgggatttttttattttttatttttccaacttttttttttttttttccaacttttttttttccaaacaaattttattataaatttgatttgattttttttatcttctttttttttatttttttttttttatttttaaaagaaatcttCATAATCTTCATCTTTTGTTACGAGTGCATTTGGTTCGttgtcatcatcatcattgtcattaaatttaatggttGAAGATGGTGGTATTGGTTGagattttgaattaattgatggtgattttggttttgaaattggaatattatcatcatcatcatcatctgaactatctatattttttttaacatgtGGATTAAAACTATCATCATCTGATTCttcatctttaaatttaactgGTTTAgattttggttttgaaatttctGTTGTTTGCTTTTTTACAATTGGTGGCAttattgttgtagttgtattaatttttggtGAAGATGATAAAGGAATTGGGTTCATCTTtggtgaagaagaagaagaagagttTGGTGACATTGGAGTAATTTTTGGTGAAGATGATAAAGGAATTGAATTCAtttttggtgatgatgacggttttggtgataatgatgatgttgtttgAGTTGAAGTTGGTGAATATGATAATTTTGGTGAGGGAGAAGAAgatttaattggtggtgatTTCTTTGTTAcaggttttttaatttcttcatcgTAATCAATATCTTTTGCAACTAAAGGGTTaaaatcatcttcatcagaatcatcattaaatttaatatttgatggttttttattattattattactattatttacaaaactattatttttaaaggcatcatcatcatcatcatcatcatcaaatttaaCTTCACTATTGCCAAACGGATTAAAATCATCTAAAGTTGATGTATTTActgatgattttttattactatttattgtTGCCGTTGCTTTTGATGtcgatggtggtggtggtgttgaagTAACctttttatcatcatcttttgGTTTAGATTGTGATGGTGAGGATTGacttgaatttgatgatggtTTTTGTTGTGTAGAGGTTGTAGATGGAGATGTGGCAATTTTTGCTATtgatggttgtggttgtgatgATGTAGTGGAAGTAATTTTTTGTGATTGTTTTTGAGTTGTTGGTGGCGGTTTTTGTTGTGTAGTTTGTTGTTTCTTTTGTGATTTTGTTGGAGTTTTAGCTGAATAGaaatcatcttcttcttttgaAACCCAAggattattatcaccatcatcatcgtcatcatcacttccaaatttatcattaaattgttgttgttgtttatttcCACCAGTAATAATATTCTTTAAGAAAGTAGTTTTTGAAGTTTTTTCACCATagaaatcatcatcatcatatccACCTGCAACAAATTCATCAACACTTGATAATACTTTTGGCATTGCTGCAACTACtgatttattttgttgtatttgtttttgctgctgctgttgttgttcttgttgttgttgttgttgttgttgctgttgtatttgttgtgaAGTTGACAAATTTGGTtcagattttgaaaataatcttGAAAAGAAAGAACCTGATGAAGAAGTActtggttgtggttgttgtggtggtgatgatgaatttggtTTTGGTGTTGGTGATACTTGTGCAGGTGTTGGAGTTAGTTGTGATGGTATTGGTTGTGGTAATGGTATTGGTTGTGGTAATGGTTGATGTGGTTGCTGtatttgttgtggtggttgttgtttttgttgtgtAATTCTCTTaatatgattattataatcagATTCTTTTAACattattgataattcatCTTTTGAAGAttgtaattcaattttatttctttccaATTGTTGTATTAGTGATTTTCTTTGAATCTCTAGGAATGGTATATTAAAGAATCTAACGATGTTTTGTAAACCATATGCATTTAACATTGAAGCTTCAATATGGGTGACATTATCCCTTGAATTGATTAATGTATCTATATCAGCATAAGTTACAATCGAATTCTTAtcttgaatattattataaattccaATTGGATTTCTATCACGAAagtttgaaattattaaaatgaatttatcaattggtacTTTATTAAACTCCTTTTCAATATATTTGAATGTCCATCGCTTTGATGGATCCATCATAAATATTACAGCattaacatttttatatACATTAATGGTTTTTGAATCTAAtccaccaattttaaaactacctttacctttaaatttattcatatctgttaataattttggatCGAAtatatcttcattattattattatcatcatcatcatcatcatcatcaaaaaatgattcatcaattttttcattatcattatcattattattattatttgatctttgttgtgatttatttgatgttTTTAATGTGGTTGATGttttattactactactactattagtGTTTGCAACATCTACTATATCCCAAATTTCAACATCTACAATATCATCTGTGtctataaatataataatattaattaaaaaatgttcaTTCATATGaactatttattataaataataaatacaaaCTTTTATAATCCCAATTAATATGTGATATTTGTATTTCTGGTGTTGGTGTatataattctttaaatggTAATCCTTGAAGtctattaaataatgatgttTTGCCTGTATTTCTATCacctttaataataaatttcactgtgaattattattattattattattattattattattattattattattattattattattattattattattattattgttattattattattattattattgttgttgttgttgttattatttttgattaataaaaaaaaaaaaaaaaggaacattgtattaatataaattattatttctttattatcattattattattattattataatttaattttcgatttgaaattatttacaataatatttaattgatttattatttaatttcatttttaattcagGTTTCATTATAGAAACATCTGAaggtttcattttttattttattttattttatttttatttttatttttatttgatgtaTTAGTTTAATAGAAAATATGGGAATgaaagaaaattttttttttttttttttttttttttttttttttttatttttgaaaatttttttatttttcttatatttaattttttatttttatattttttatttttttatttttatatttttttttgatatttacaATGAAAGATCGTTCCACatttttaaagtttaaaatatctaaaattgattattatttaaaaaatacctacaattaaaatggatgaaaatgatgaatcaGGCAATGAATCGGATGAACaaagtatttttattaatttctttttttttttttttttttttttttttttttgcctgAATAGAGATATACTATTTTGGATTaatgacaaaaaaaaaaatatatatattggaGAAGTATTAtatatagaaataataaatataaaaaaaaaaaaactaaagagaaaaaaaatatggaaagttaaatatttttataaaattaatatctttattatttttcctATTACCAAAAAAgcataaaaaaataagaagcACACAATTTTAGtaattgatttgttttataaaaataaagatcactaaaaataaaatcaaaatataactctttttttttttttttttttattattattttattattataattattatcattaattattttttattatttgaataaaaattttttataaatttatttttagttttttagtttttttttttttttttttttttttttatagtggCAGTTATTTCAAAAGAaatgtttaatattttttttttttatttttaaatttcatttgttatattttttatagtttttttggatttgaccaaatatataataatttatcattaccaCCAGAAATTAAGTATTTTGAATCGGGGGACCAAGCAATACTATTAACTTTTGCATGGTTATTACCTAAATGAATGGAATCtattaaattaccatttgaGAGATTAAAAAATCCAATAACATTTGTAGTTTGATTAACACCAGCAAATAAAGTACAATCaggtgaaattgaaattatctCTATAACACCAATTTCTGATGTAATTGAATATGTACATTCAGGATCAACTtctaatttataatttacatttaaattCCATAATCTAATACTACCATCTTTTGATGAtgttataattttcaaaccATCTTTTGAAAAATCTATTGAATAAATACAtgtctttttatttaaaattagtataaattttattttataataataatcaataattaactaattaataataacaacataCTTTATAACCAGTTAAAGACATAACTCTTTTACATTCATTAACAGTACcatctttctttttaatacATTCATAAATTTTAACTTCAGAACTAAAAGAGGCAATAGCAAAGAATCTACCACATTGAGTCATAGCAGCCatatagtttttaatttgaccattatttattgtttgaaTGATTTGACCTTTGagattaaatatttttaagatTGTATCATCACCACTACATGTTAAAATATAAGGTGATTGAGAACTTGaacaaattgatttaattcttGATTTTATCTCTAAATTAACTGAAAATCCATCTTCATATGATTTACCAGTTTGTAAACTTTTCTAtagaataataaattaaaataaattaaaattaaaatttatataaattattaatattaaaattaaaatacctACTTGatctaaaatattaaaagaaactAATTTTTGAGATTCATTTAAAGTTGCATAAAGAGTTTTATTACCCCAAGAAATACAAGTTGCATTATCGAATGGAAGTTGAAGATTAAATGATTGTGGTACTTTTGAATTGATTAAACTATCAAATAAATACATTCTGATTAACCTTTCAGTACCACAGaatgataaatatttaccaTCTTCACTAAATTTAATACAATCTATAACATCACCACCtctaaaaactttaaaaaataatttatgttCTTGAATTGttagttgtggttgttgtgataTAGAGATTGggtttggtgatgatgattctgTATTATtaactgttgttgttggtggtggtggggATGGAATTGGTGTATCAatatgttgtttttgttgatttgattttgttgtatTAGTATTACTAGTAGTTACTGTTGATTGTAATGTTGGAGAAGGattcttctttttattttttttgtttgataatgatgaagttggtggtgatgatgatgtggCAGTTACTGTTGTTGTaggttttttaaaacttgaaattataaaagatACTGTTACAACTAAAAGTAAAATtggtattgttattaaatatacattattttcaaactttaatttaacaaatttgattatttcatcaAATTCCATTATTCAATAtctattgtattttttttttttttttctctgtTTGATGAtccaaatttttaattaaataataaaaaaaaaaaaaaaaaaaaaaaaaaataatattttttttttttttttttttaaaattaatatttttaatttttattttatttttacttttttttttttttccaaacatCATTTCATTTCCTCTCCACATCGCTACCccttattttgaaaaaaaaaaaaaaaataaaataaaaaaaaataaaataaaaaaaaaataaaataaaaatataaaaaaaaattattattattaaaaaaaaggtacAAAAATGAATGTTCAAAGAATTATAGGAGTTTGTGGATTAAATGCATCTGGTAAAAGtacaatttgtaatttttataaGAATAAAGGATTTACTGTAATCTCATTATCTGATATAATAAGACAAAcattaaaagaaagaaattcACCAGAAACTagagataatttaattaatcttGGAAATGAATTAAGAAATAGTAAAtatcataattattaattatactcaatttttagaaaatcaataataaaattaaccaataaagaataataaaataataataataattataataatattataaaattaaaatttatcattaaaaaaaagagaaagtgGTGCAGGAGTTTTAGcaaatttaacaattgaaaaattaaatgaaaatacaaATTATGTAATTGACTCAATTAGACATCCAGATGAAGTTACTTgttttagaaataaatttaataaagatggAAATAAAGTATTCAATTTAATTGGTATTGATAGTTCCGCAGAGAGTAGATTTCAAAGAACACAATCGAGAAAAAGAGAAGGTGATACAACAACTTTAGAGGAATTTATGTCTGTTGAAAAAAGAGAAATGAATAATCCTGATCCAAAAGGTCAACAAGTTTCAAAGGTTTTAGAAATGTGTgattataaaatttcaaataatttagaacAAACTTTAGatggtttattaaatgaattaaataatttagaaattaaattaattaaaaaataattaatttaatgaaattagtaaataaaataagaatTTCCAAACaagttaaaatttttttttttatgaattgGATAATTTTTGATGTCCTAAACAGttaaataaattcttttttttttgtgtttttttttattattcatttcattctttttttttttctggaTGTgtcattttcaataattttgcaataaaaaacttttttttttttttttttttttttgaattgcaATAAAAAACCCCTTTGagctattttttttaaaatttcatcgATCAGTTCGGATGGTGTAGTCGGTTATCACGAATCCTTAACACGGATTAGGTCGTGGGTTCGATTCCCGCTCTGAATACAAACAAACAGTTTTTAGATATTGATGAATAGAATCGCAGGCTCGATTCCCATAGTTGAAAGTAAATATCTAACATTTAGTTTATTATATatctaattaattaatcattaaaaaatataaatatacatTCATAATTGGCCCATACTActttattaccattttcattttcttatAAACAACTGCCTAAATTATGATTTATTTgggttaaaaaataaattaaaaaaaaaaaaaaaaaaaacatttttatacACTGATATATAAATACAAACATTTCCATCCTCTTGAAGTATAAGTGGTTATCATATGTCCTGGTTATTGTAATagtgaaatatttaaaaaaataaaacaaaatttattattctcatacaaattcaattattttagtggtaattattatttttgtctTTGATTTATAGAATTGTTGTGATTAGTCAATAAtttctaataaatttttttttttattttttatatacaaTTAACTAATAAACTTAacaagattttaatttacaaaaaaaaaaaaaaaaaaaaaaccattatttTCCCAATTGATGATCGGTAGTCCACAATCGTTGCCATTGGGATTGGGAGTTGGTGGATCAATGTTGTCCTTAATACTTTGCAATATGCAACAACCTACATATACAACTTATGACACCATTTGGGATGGTCCATTGGATTATAGTGTAAagaaaccaattttaaaaagtgtTGATAAAAGTGGTAAAAGTGTAATAGAGTTTGAAGAATTCAGTAAATCGGTTATACCAATTACAGTTGCCAATTATTCAACGTTACATAAAATGGCATTCGTTTCATTTTGTGTATTCAATGGAATTTCACTATCACCCGCTTTCGGATTACTCCCAGTATCTACAGTTTTGGGGGTCGCAGCTTTAAGTGTATTCGTTACTGGTGGTAGTGCTTTTGCTGCATTAAAGATGAAACCTGATAGTTTAACCAAATATAAACCAATACTCTATGGTAGCTTGTTTGGTCTTTTCGGATTGGGTTTGGTTTCAATTGGTACTTCAATAATGATGGGTGAGAATACTTTCACCCATTTCGCTCAAGAGTTTGATCTCTATTTTGGTCTTGCTTTATTCACTGGTTTAACTGCTTTAGATACAATGCTGTCAAAACTTTTCAAGAGGGTAAACCAGATAACATTAGAGTTTCAATTGAtctatttttagatattttaaatatttttgttaGACTTTTAAGAGCTAGATAGCAATAAgtaacccaaaaaaaaaaaaaaaaaaaaaaaaaaaaaaaaaaaaattctgtagataaaaaaaaaaaaaaaaaaaaagaaataaaaaatatggtattaaaatttgtaaataaataaagttgtaattaaatttaatcaaataaCAAATTTTATGGAAGAAGatattttccaattttttaaaaaacaaacaaaaaaaaaaaaaaaaaaaaataaaaattattatggaTGCCAAAAATTGTtggtttataaaatattttaaaaattttttatcttggtttaatttaaataatgttttgaattggttttattaaaaaaaaaattattttttattttcaaaagttacatataatttttttttttttgttttaaaattaaaatgattattttaaaaagtttaaagaaattatcatgtgattattttaaaattaaatcaaaataaaagatatttattttttaaaaatatctttttcgtcaaaaaaaaaaaaaccgtcGTTTGtgtaaaaaatagaaaaaggacattattttttaaaaaaaaaaaaaaaaaaaaaaaagcatttAATACATTTcgataaaattcaaaatcagaaaaaaaagctacctttttaacaaaaaatgaCAGAAAAATATAAggtaaactttttttatattttatttttattttatattttaaattataatttcaatgttgtaatttcaatttttccAACATCATTTTCtcaaattaattcaacaaatggGTTTTTAATATCAGAAGGCAGaagtttaatttcaattacaCATGGAGACTTGAACGGtgatggtaatgatgatttGATATATGCTAAACATTCAGAAGGACTATATGTATTTTATGGGCCATTAGCAagtaattttgattttcaaacaGACATATCAAAAATCAACGGTTCaaatggttttatttttttaaatactacTGTTCTAATGTATCGAATAGCTGTTGgtgatataaataatgatggaTTTGACGatattgctttttttttaaatattatgcCAGGAAAACTTTGTGTTATCTATGGTACTGATCAAATTATATCACCTTCTACTTTTTCCACAGTgaatggtaataatggtttCTATATTTCTCACGTTTCGTCCTCTAATATTGCATTTGGGCTTGTAAGATCAATCATTGATTTCAATGGTGActcaattaaagatttatttgtaggtacatattttttttatttttttattttgttttaaaagtaTTGTTGTTAATACAacacatatttttttttttttttttttttaggtctCTGCAAGTATAGGAACTTATGTAAGTACAGGAACACCAATTTCATATATGATATTTGGTATAAACGGTGGTAAATTTCAAGTTAATTcacaatttgaatttgacCCTTCAACATTAAATGGGAGTaatggttttttaattaataatttcaattcatATGCGGCTTATCCTTATGATATGAATAATGATGGGATTGGtgatataattataaataggGGACATATAGCAATCGATATTATTTATGGTAGCAGAGGTCCTTTTACCTCACCATATATCCCAGTTTATGATGGTGTCAAAGGTACCAGTTTCAGCTTTTTAGGTTGCTCAACAAATTATAATGCTCTTCCAAATGCTTTTggagattttaataatgatggactaaatgattttggtgtaatttattctttattattttttgattattcttattctttattatcctttattgttattatactaatttttacattttattaaataattttagattCTTACAAAACATACTTCGGGTGACTATATAGCTTTTTTGGTTTGGGGTAAAACAGAATatccaccaacaacaacattaaGTATAAATCTAAATCCATCGGATGGTTTGGTTATAGCAGTTATTGGCAACACCTATAACTGGGCTTTTTCTCCTAGGTTAGGggatataaataatgatggaTTTGCagattttttaatcaatggTAACACTGACCTCCCATTCACCATTTTgtatggtaataataaaaattatgcttcaaatccaatttatttaaaagatcaaGTTGGTGATTGTTCAAAAATGTCAATTAATGGCTATGCTGAGGCTATTGATATTGGTGAT
It encodes the following:
- a CDS encoding WD40 repeat-containing protein, which gives rise to MEFDEIIKFVKLKFENNVYLITIPILLLVVTVSFIISSFKKPTTTVTATSSSPPTSSLSNKKNKKKNPSPTLQSTVTTSNTNTTKSNQQKQHIDTPIPSPPPPTTTVNNTESSSPNPISISQQPQLTIQEHKLFFKVFRGGDVIDCIKFSEDGKYLSFCGTERLIRMYLFDSLINSKVPQSFNLQLPFDNATCISWGNKTLYATLNESQKLVSFNILDQKSLQTGKSYEDGFSVNLEIKSRIKSICSSSQSPYILTCSGDDTILKIFNLKGQIIQTINNGQIKNYMAAMTQCGRFFAIASFSSEVKIYECIKKKDGTVNECKRVMSLTGYKTCIYSIDFSKDGLKIITSSKDGSIRLWNLNVNYKLEVDPECTYSITSEIGVIEIISISPDCTLFAGVNQTTNVIGFFNLSNGNLIDSIHLGNNHAKVNSIAWSPDSKYLISGGNDKLLYIWSNPKKL
- a CDS encoding Rab GTPase domain-containing protein, encoding MKPSDVSIMKPELKMKLNNKSIKYYLKFIIKGDRNTGKTSLFNRLQGLPFKELYTPTPEIQISHINWDYKNTDDIVDVEIWDIVDVANTNSSSSNKTSTTLKTSNKSQQRSNNNNNDNDNEKIDESFFDDDDDDDDNNNNEDIFDPKLLTDMNKFKGKGSFKIGGLDSKTINVYKNVNAVIFMMDPSKRWTFKYIEKEFNKVPIDKFILIISNFRDRNPIGIYNNIQDKNSIVTYADIDTLINSRDNVTHIEASMLNAYGLQNIVRFFNIPFLEIQRKSLIQQLERNKIELQSSKDELSIMLKESDYNNHIKRITQQKQQPPQQIQQPHQPLPQPIPLPQPIPSQLTPTPAQVSPTPKPNSSSPPQQPQPSTSSSGSFFSRLFSKSEPNLSTSQQIQQQQQQQQQQEQQQQQQKQIQQNKSVVAAMPKVLSSVDEFVAGGYDDDDFYGEKTSKTTFLKNIITGGNKQQQQFNDKFGSDDDDDDGDNNPWVSKEEDDFYSAKTPTKSQKKQQTTQQKPPPTTQKQSQKITSTTSSQPQPSIAKIATSPSTTSTQQKPSSNSSQSSPSQSKPKDDDKKVTSTPPPPSTSKATATINSNKKSSVNTSTLDDFNPFGNSEVKFDDDDDDDDAFKNNSFVNNSNNNNKKPSNIKFNDDSDEDDFNPLVAKDIDYDEEIKKPVTKKSPPIKSSSPSPKLSYSPTSTQTTSSLSPKPSSSPKMNSIPLSSSPKITPMSPNSSSSSSPKMNPIPLSSSPKINTTTTIMPPIVKKQTTEISKPKSKPVKFKDEESDDDSFNPHVKKNIDSSDDDDDDNIPISKPKSPSINSKSQPIPPSSTIKFNDNDDDDNEPNALVTKDEDYEDFF